The Vitis vinifera cultivar Pinot Noir 40024 chromosome 1, ASM3070453v1 DNA segment ttatgtttgtataattatttttgaaaaccaccctttaaaaatcaacttaaaatacttgaaaaatgctctcaaaaagtaaaaaataattttttgattaacaagtgtttttttttttcctataatataaaattgttatttaaaacAACCACCTTAagtggataaatttttttttttctctctttttcctttcaatGAATCCACATTTTTGTGATTAATGTAGGTACAATTCagtaaatgaaatatttttctaagataaaaaaaaaaaaaaaaaatcaatatgaaagTTACACATGagttatatttattattattattatttaacatTAATGCATGCCCtcaatttcattaattttaaataatttaattaaattacctATGGTAGACGTATTAGTTCGAtcattcatttaaattctaAGTCTTAACTTTCCTTTTCGCCAGCTTTTAGCTTTGATTTTATGAGCCTTTGACAAACTACCACTCAACCTTTCCATTGACAAGCAAAGAAAAGAACACTCACCACTTTCTTTtctgtttcattttttaaaatttcttgggTCTATAcagagatggtggctttgatTTCATAATTAATACCACAGAATTACATTGAAACAGAGAGGAAAAGAAAGTCAtggaaagagaaacaaaaatggAGGTAGCTAGCTACCTCACTACTCCTCTTCTTTCCTGATCATGATCAGTATCATCAAACCTTTAAGATCAGAGCCAGAGAGCTCCGGCTTCCTTGAGGAGAGGGACCAGAGTCCCATTGATATGTGAAGCCATGACACTGTCCATTGACCCCACGAGCTTCCCCCCGATGAACACCACAGGCACCGCCGGAGAGTTCCCCAGCAGCCTCATCAACGCCCGCTCAATCTCCTTCCCTCTGGGGTCCTGGTCCAGCTCGTACACAGTCGGGTTCACGCCCATTCCGCAGAAGAGCCTCTTCACGGCATGGCACATGCAGCAGGAGCTGAGGCTGAAGATCACCACCGCATTCTCCGACGCCAGCCTCGCCACTCGCTCCAGCGGATCCGCCATGACTCTCGCCGCCGCTGCCGCTGCCGCTGCCGCCGTATAGTATCCCCAAGATTCGGAGTGGTGGTAGTACATCTGAACAGCACGGGAGGCGTGGAGAGAATGGTGGTGGGAAAAGGTAGGTTTATAGTGCGGGTGTGTCGGGGGC contains these protein-coding regions:
- the LOC100255784 gene encoding glutaredoxin-C1, encoding MYYHHSESWGYYTAAAAAAAAARVMADPLERVARLASENAVVIFSLSSCCMCHAVKRLFCGMGVNPTVYELDQDPRGKEIERALMRLLGNSPAVPVVFIGGKLVGSMDSVMASHINGTLVPLLKEAGALWL